GCGACGGCACGATTTAGGATGTTACAAATGTTGAAAATGGCATATTAAAAATGTTCAACTAGTACATTAAAATGTTGAAACATTaagataaaaaataaaaataacatATTGAATCTAATTTTCTTACGTTAATTCTAATCAATAGAGATCTGCAAGCGGATTTTAAATTGGATATATAGTTTAAGAGAAAATATCATTTTAAGTTTTGAATTCCTTTAGCTTTCCGTCCACCTTCCCCACTCGTAATGTGACAAGTGGATACACCCACTGCCTGCTCTGCTGTCGTCCGCTGCACCCCACGTGGGGTTCCGGTGCCTACCAACTGTGAGCTTAGAGTAAATCCCAACCATCCAAGAATTGCACGTATCTCAAACATCAGGAGATGTATAAGAAAAAAATCTTCCAGAAAGTATATAGATTTTTCTTGGGTTGTTTGCCTAACTGCGGGGCTTCCTATATATCTTCCGGTAGAAGGATAGCTTATGCATCTTTAATTCATTAACAGCCCAATATTTAAGTATGACAGGCCCAGAAAAACCGTTTCTTCTTTTTGGACACCTACTACCATCATATTGCTCTTAACAAAATTAATTTTTCTACCGGACAAATTTTCAAATCAGGACAACATCCATTTAAAATTTCTTGCTTTGCCTACATCATTCTTAAGGAAGAACAGGACATCATCTGCATATTGCAAGCTAATAATCCATCTAGGATGCATGTTTGTTAACAAGCTCAAAACCAAACCCTGATTAGCAGCTTTCATAAGCATCCTTATGAAGACATCTGTTACAAAAGAAGTGGGGGATATAGGGTCTCCCTATTTCAGACCTTTACCAGTCTTAAAGTAAGAGCCATTTTCATCATTAATCCAAATGCACAAAGAATTATCTCTAACTACCTTCCTAATCCAACTCACCCACATACTAAAGTTTAATATCTCATTCAAAACCTCTCAATTAACTCTATCATAAGCTTTTTCATAATCTAACTTAAGAATAAACTTTGCTTATCTCTCCTAACCACCTCATGAATTAATTCATGTACAACAACCACACTTTTCAGAATGCCTTTTATAAAAAGCACTTTTCAGAATATATCCGCCTTTTATAAAAAGCAGATTGATTAAAGGGCTAGAGGCTATCAGCCTGTTATTGAGGGCTTTGAAGAAAATTTTCTGCTTGCATAACGATAAACTAtcttatatatattttttattttttatgaaGTCAGATCGTGTTGATAAAAAGAGATGAAAATGCATTAGCTCGTGAGCTCGCACTCGGCATAAGCAATTAAGCATGGTTTATTCCAAGCTGACACAGAGGCGGAACTTAAAACCTTTCTGATCTTGCACGACACGTCCATAAACCACCGAGCCACGAAAAAAGACCCAAGCACCCTCCAACTCGCAACGGCGTAGACCCAGACGCCAATGGCATAATGGTCTTTTGCACAAATATCCTTTCTTGCCCCCAAAACCCTTCGAAACCCTTCTTCGTCCGCCGCTCTCCCCTCTTCTCGCCGCAAAACTAGCTGTTCCTCTTTCTCCCTCTCGATTCCCGGCCGAATAaaatggcggcggccgcgcgcctcCTAGCGTGAATCTCCCGGTAGGGTGTCGCCTCGGCCGCTGTGGCAGGGGCGGTGAGGCGGCGGCCGGATGCGGCATCGCTCCTGGGGGCGTCTGCACTGGCGGCGGCGGATCCCGGCGCTTCGATCAAGGTGGGGTTTCTAGTGTCCGTTTGAGGCTCGTGAGCAGAGCAAGTCGGTTGTCGAAATTTTATCTTGGAGTGCTGGATGTGGACCGATTTACAATTAGTGGGTCTTAAGGGCTTATTAATAGGCGGtgaattcttttttttttctttctgagAGATTAGGGTTTAGAGCAATTCACTTTAACAATAATTTTGATGTGGGTTCTAGGGGTCAGTACTGCATGGAAGAGATTGAGGATGCTTTTTAGGGTTTATACACTTAAAAGGAATATTTTCAACTATACCGTCTCAGAGATGGAGACCACCTCTGGGCTGCCTGGATTTTCATCATAGGCAAAATTGGTGTGTGCATGCAAATGGCGAGCGGCTTGGGTAAGAGGACGGGAATGGGGTCAGCCTTGGGCTCGGCTGTGTCCTACGGCCTTAAACGATAAGGCAGGGGCAGGACGGTCTTTTCGTGTACCTCTTCCACGCTGTGAGGCTGAGCTGGCGCGCCATGTCAgcaagtttggcaaaaatgagCGTGAAATTCTATCTTCTATGGCAATATTACAGGAGCCTCTTTAAAGCATTTGAAGATATGCATTCAAAATGATGGtaaaaaattaaatatttgattttttttctcaaTTAATCTTTTTAGCTATAAAGATATGTACAGTAGACGAGTCTATTGGAGTCTTGAGCTTTTGGGAGCTTGGCTGTAGGTTCGGCAGGATCTCAGCTCGAATTAACCTAAGCTCTGGATGCTATCTAACTCCAGCTTGCGGTGGCAGTCTCACTCGAGCTTGGCTCATTGATAGCCCTCCCTGTCAGGACTCAGGGCGTCAGGCATCTCTGTTTCAAACTCTTTCCCTTCTCGCACTCTCCTTTCCCTGGCGGCGGcgactgggcgagcggcggcaccATTCGTCACGTCTTCGCCCAGCCCTTCACCGGTGCCCGTCACCGCCCGCCCCTCTCTGCAGGTGACTGAccgcccctctcccctcccctctgccgcgccaccccccccccccccgcgccggcgaCCGGCGAGCGCGCGCCAGCCCCCCTCCCCGcgcggcgccccccccccccccccccggcggcggcggaaaccgcccccccacccccctgGCGCCGGAtctgccgccccgccccgccccccggggcaccgccggcggcgcccgcccgccgccgcatggctcccgccgcccccccgggcgccgcggcggcctgGAGGCCCCCCGCCCCGGGCGCCTGGAgcccccctccccttccccgccgGCGGCCTGGAGCCCGGCGCATGGCTCCTTGATCTGTTCGTTGAACTTCATCTGTTCAGTTTCAGTGATTCTTTATTTTTAATTTTGGCAGTTCGCAGGAGAAATTTGGCAGGACAATGCACTTAGGATTAATTCTACATATTATGTCATGTTGAAACTCAGTTAATTATATTGCATATTAGTCGTGTTGAAACTCAGTTAATTATGGTGCATTTTAACTGAAATATGGTGGTAAGCTTACCCCAACAAAGGAGAAAGTAACCACACTCACTTGGCTCTCCAACCAAATACAGAATGGAATGGTTCTACTCTAAcgcactctccaaccaaacaaaaaatggaGTGGCTCCGTTCTTCTTACCAAACATAGAACGGAGCGGCTCCATTCTCAGAAACTGGAATTGAGCCATTCCATTCAAATtggctccccaaccaaacgcaccctaacTCCAGCTTGCAGTGGCAGTCTCGCTCAAGCTCGGCTCGTTGATAGCCCTCCCCCTCAGGGCTCAGGGCCTTAGGCATCTCTATTTCTTAAACCCTTTCCCTTCTCGGACTCTCTCCTCCCTTGCACCTCCTTCCCTGGCGGCGGcgactgggcgagcggcggcgccattCGTCACGTCTTCGCCCAGCCCTTTGCTGGCGACGGGCATCCACAAGGTATGCCTGccccttctttttccttctgttgtgcgagacggagcaccccaaaccctaacaaaactatttgtattTGGATCTCTGATCCAGTTACAATATATTACCCACTAACTTCGATTTCGTTTGCAATGTCCTatgctgggtccgcccctgGCTGTGTACAATCAAATCCAAACTTTCTGTACAGATGTGTCCAACTATTGTAAATGCCTCTAGTGCTAGAATGATATAGTTCTGGAAATAATGATAcaatatttttttttgaaaggaaatTGCACTGTTGCAATGCTCACTTATTGTTTAGTTCACTGAAAAAGCATTGTTTATGCCATGGTGCAGTATATTCTGAGAATGGCTTGGGGTCAAGGTGCTAGAAAAAACATATTGGGGCTACTGTTTCGTGCTCAACAGCAAGCTGCGAGGGGATACTCATCTTCAACATTTGAAACTCGTCTATTGGGCACTCCTGTTCCCCAAAATGATATGTTTCATAGGAGATTCAGCTCTCAAGTGTCTTCTTTAGAGCACATGAACCTTATTAAACAACTCCGAGAAAGAACGAGTGCTCCAATCAAAGATGTCAAGGCTTCCTTGGTTAGCTGCAACTGGGATATTGGTTAGCTCTTCTTTCTCACTGTTGGAGTACTTTGATTGATATCTTTAATTATTTTCATTTATTCTATTTGAGTTTGTTTATTTCTTTCAGAGGCTGCACAGAAAGACCTGCGGAAGAGAGGAGTGGTTCTTGCTGCCAAAAAGTCTTCACGGACTGCTGTTGAAGGTTTGCTAGCTATTGCACAAGATGAGAAAAGGGCGGTTGTGATTGAGCTTAACTGTGAAACTGATTTCGTAGCAAGAAATGATGTTTTCCAATATCTGGTTGGTTTCATTCCCTGTAATATTTTATCTTATTAATGGGAACTAAGCTGCTTTGTTGGTTTATGTTTAAGAAGTTTGTACCTGAAAAGTACAATGCACATGAAATTGTGTTAGCAATTTGGAGATAAGGttcttttaaatttatttaGTTAAGGTAAGTACATGGtggttgaaacttaaatttgttGCTATTTGGCATAATTGAATCATTAGAAAGTAAATGCTGGCCTCTCTTGGTGGTGGTTACTGACTTCTAGTACGGCATGGTATTttcactctttgccatcatgcTTTATCACAAAAAGAAGATTCTATTTACCTCATTTTTGCTTGTGTTCACTCGTTGAATTGTGTATTGTTACTACAACATATTGTCTGCTACTTCCTGGATCTTTTGCTTCTATTATTTCTTCTCTTAGGGTCTTTTGAGTTTTAGAATGCTATTCCATGTTTCTTTTTGTTGGATATGGCAAGAGCAATACCTATTTCATTTTTGTAGGGATATCTCTGTTAAATTGTGTTAGCATCAAGTAAGAAAGGGAAAATTTCTACCTGTATGTTAAGCAGTTTGGTGTCAGTTTCAAATTCTGTAGCAACTGTATGCTTTAGGTTCTTCTGTCATAGCTTTGCTATCTCTTAGGTTGTTAATACTTTGTCTATTTTTACATCTTGGGCGCAACACCATATTTTAGTTCATTTGCTGCTTCTATTAATCATCCATCATTGCACACATTCAGCCTTGATTTATCTATATTTTCTAATTTCATTCACCATGCAGGCTTCATCAGTGGCAAAGATGGCTTTGTCTGCTCAGGGTCCTGGTCAATTGTTTTTGCCTTTTGATCCTGAATATTTGGAGGTATGTCATATGTTACTTTATGACTATCTTTGTTGGTGAGCTTatggatatcttccatgtattgGTCTGTGTTATGGCCTTGGTACAAAAGAAGGAAAGGGGCTTGTTATTGCTTGATTTTGATAGTCTGGTGGTCAACTAATTAATGAATTTAGCCTGAAACAGAAGACCACATAGTTTGGATAGCCCCGATTACTAAATAGATCTCCTAACCAACTGGGATATCACAAGTGGGGCTTTTCTTGTGGCAGCTGAGTCAGCCACACTCGTGTGCATAGCTACTTCTTTGGTTTCGCAGTGCAGCCCCACCATGACAGACTATGTTCTAACCCTTCTAGTACTTGATCTTCAATATGATAATATTTTGCAGTTGACTAAATGTTCCTGCACTACCAGTTATGGATTTGGATTTTTCATCTGAACTCTGAGCTATTATATTTAAGTTCGATCAACAATTCAAGAACCATGTCTTGGGCAGTCAGCTGGACCCTTTGGGACAGCTCAGCATTATAGTAGGCCTGCTACATTAATGCCTGGTAATGTAGCAGGAGTTTCCTCAGGGCTATGGTCAATTAGAGTTAAAATTAGAGGTCGCTTACCTAGGGTTCAAGAAAGCCTTTCTGTATAAAGAGAGATGTATCAATCCAAGCAGGAATTATCAGGAGAGATTCTCATCTACTCCTGGGTCTTGAGTTTGGGGGCTACTGTGACAATCCATATTGAGTTATATTCCATTTGATCAGGGTTTTCAATTAAAATTTTGTCCTGAAACTTATATCATTAAGGATTGATGTCCCATAGTCCTTAGAATTTTGTTTCCTATGGAGTCAGTTTGATGGGTTATATCGGCACTTGATCGTAATTTGTGTTGACTAAATAaaatgaaaagaaaatgaaTGCTTCAACCAGGTGTATGTTTCTTCTACCACAGATTGGATGAGGATATGTTGAGGTTGATATACAATTTTAACATAAATGTAGAATGGCAATTGCAGTTGCCATGATGAATTCAAGATTGCAATTGATTGCATCTAACTATGCAACAAAGGTGATTAGATCATGACTGGTCATTTCTCCAACCTTGCAGAACATGTCTATCAATCTAGATCATCCTAAGCTCAGTGGGGAAACAACTGTCCAAAGTGCTGTTACAGAAGTTGCTGCCATGGTTGGGGAGAATGTAAAACTCAGAAGAGGTTTCATATTATCAACAACTGCTCATGGTGTAGTTTCATCGTATTTGCATACCTGTCCTCAGCCAGGTTTGTGGACAATGAAATCTGAGCTCTTTCAATTCTATGAATAATGTACATTCTTTATTCTTCAGACctattcccccccccccccccccctccaacAACTAAGTTAGATTAAACATAGCCAGTACCCGCAAGCAGTTTTCTACTGAGGGCATGCTTATATACCCCTTTATTTTCTAATCATTTTCACCAGTCTAACATTTTGAAGAGTAACTAAACATTATAGTATATTTTTCTGTATTTCTCATAATTGTAGTAATTAATCAATTTTTGCGCTTCTTACTATTGAATGTTTTCCCCTCTGTTTTATTAGAAGGATGCAAGTTCTTAGTTTACTCCTGTACTTGTTGGTGATAGTGCAACCATGAATTCACACTCCCGTCAGACTACAATTTCAACACAACTTCTCTCTTGAATGCTTCAACTGCACTACACTTTTTTCCCGAAATAAAAATAATAAGAGAAATGGCATTACATCCAAGAGGAGGAAACACGTATTTGTGGACTCATGGTAATACAATAATTTAGCATGTTATATTAGTTCTATTTTGCTGTTTGCTCTGCTGACCCCAACTCTGTTTTTAATTGAGTTGCTGTTAGCACGTCCTTTCTGGTTCCCTCATTAACATAAGAATGTTTGTCACTTCTGTTTGTTAACTAGGATGGTGTATTCATTTACTTAACTGagcattttctttttccttcagGTTTGGGTCGTATTGCTGGATTGGTCACGCTAGAAGCAGAAGATAGCAGTGCTTCCCTCGATGCTCTCAAGGCAGTTGGGTCATCAATTGCGATGCATATTGTTGCAACAAAACCATTATTCTTGTCAAAAGAATTGGTTTCTCCTGCCGCTATAGAAAATGAACGTGAAATACTGCGAACTCAGGTGCTTTATTTTGATAAATATTATCTTTTCTCCAGCATGTTTGGTTAGGCAAATTTGTCTTCTTCAGCAGTATTTAGTTCCCCGCCACAACTGTGGTGTTCTGTACTTTCGTAGCACCATGTCCTGCATGTTATTTGCCCAATTTTGCCATGATTGTGATGGTTGTTCGCCACGACGATGTGGTTAGCAACAAAATATGACAACTAGGACCATAAATTTATAATTGGCGTCTTTCTAGCTCAACGagaataaacaaaatgaataagagagaATGGGGTGACACTGGTATGAAAAAGATCCAAATTAACCAAAGGCATGCATTTCTGTAGTTTGTTATGATTAAAGGAAAATTGAGGCATTTGTATGTGCCTTAGGAAAGAATCATACTCTAGTGCTTTAATGAGAGAACAGTTCAATGGTCAAGAAACATCAGATGATGAATTGTAATTAGAAAAAAGCACATGCATTGGCTTAAGTTTTCTGGATTGAAAGATAATTGGTACGTGGATCTGTCATAGGGCTTGTACATACTGCATT
The genomic region above belongs to Panicum hallii strain FIL2 chromosome 4, PHallii_v3.1, whole genome shotgun sequence and contains:
- the LOC112888975 gene encoding elongation factor Ts, mitochondrial-like → MAWGQGARKNILGLLFRAQQQAARGYSSSTFETRLLGTPVPQNDMFHRRFSSQVSSLEHMNLIKQLRERTSAPIKDVKASLVSCNWDIEAAQKDLRKRGVVLAAKKSSRTAVEGLLAIAQDEKRAVVIELNCETDFVARNDVFQYLASSVAKMALSAQGPGQLFLPFDPEYLENMSINLDHPKLSGETTVQSAVTEVAAMVGENVKLRRGFILSTTAHGVVSSYLHTCPQPGLGRIAGLVTLEAEDSSASLDALKAVGSSIAMHIVATKPLFLSKELVSPAAIENEREILRTQAESSGKSQMAMDKMVEGRLRKYFEEVVLMEQKYVLSDSTNIKTVLNDLSKEVGSKVTIGNFFRMQVGEGIERPEAADESEPVPHSA